One Pseudoliparis swirei isolate HS2019 ecotype Mariana Trench chromosome 4, NWPU_hadal_v1, whole genome shotgun sequence genomic window carries:
- the isl2b gene encoding insulin gene enhancer protein isl-2b isoform X1 — protein sequence MVDIIFSSSFLGDMGDHSKKKSGFAMCVGCGSQIHDQYILRVSPDLEWHAACLKCAECSQYLDESCTCFVREGKTYCKRDYVRLFGIKCAKCNLGFSSSDLVMRARDNVYHIECFRCSVCSRQLLPGDEFSLREDELLCRADHSLLLDRSSAGSPISPGHIHSNRALHLAVPVTVRQAPHRNHKQSEKTTRIRTVLNEKQLHTLRTCYNANPRPDALMKEQLVEMTSLSPRVIRVWFQNKRCKDKKRTILMKQLQLQHHSDKSVSIFNLQGLTGTPLVAGSPIRHESSVQGNPVEVQTYQPPWKALSEFALQSDLDQPAFQQLVSFSESGSLGNSSGSDVTSLSSQLPDTPNSMVPSPVET from the exons ATGGTGGATATTATTTTCAGCTCTTCTTTCTTGGGTGATATGGGGGATCATTCCAAAA AGAAGTCAGGATTCGCGATGTGTGTCGGATGTGGAAGTCAGATCCACGACCAGTACATCCTGAGAGTCTCTCCCGACCTGGAGTGGCACGCAGCCTGCCTGAAGTGCGCAGAGTGCAGCCAGTACCTGGATGAGAGCTGCACTTGTTTCGTCCGGGAGGGCAAAACCTATTGCAAAAGAGATTATGTAAG GTTGTTCGGAATAAAATGTGCGAAATGCAACCTGGGCTTCAGCAGCAGCGACCTGGTGATGAGAGCCCGGGATAACGTGTACCACATCGAGTGCTTCCGGTGCTCGGTGTGCAGCCGGCAGCTGCTGCCGGGAGACGAGTTCTCCCTGCGGGAAGACGAGCTGCTGTGCCGGGCGGACCACAGCCTGCTGCTGGACCGGAGCTCCGCAGGGAGCCCCATCAGCCCCGGACACATCCACTCCAACAGAGCGCTGCACTTGGCAG TCCCGGTCACGGTGCGGCAGGCCCCGCATCGGAACCACAAGCAGTCGGAGAAGACGACCCGGATCCGGACGGTGCTGAACGAGAAGCAGCTGCACACGCTGCGGACCTGCTACAACGCGAACCCGAGGCCCGACGCGCTGATGaaggagcagctggtggagaTGACCAGCCTGAGCCCCCGGGTCATCCGGGTCTGGTTCCAGAACAAGCGCTgcaaagacaagaagaggaccaTCCTGAtgaagcagctgcagctgcagcaccACAGCGACAAGTCCGTGAGCATCTTC AACCTGCAGGGCCTCACGGGGACTCCTCTTGTGGCCGGGAGCCCTATTCGACATGAGAGCTCAGTGCAGGGAAACCCAGTGGAGGTCCAGACCTACCAGCCTCCATGGAAAGCCCTCAGTGAGTTCGCCCTGCAGAGCGACCTGGACCAGCCAGCCTTCCaacaactg GTGTCTTTTTCTGAATCGGGCTCTCTCGGAAACTCGTCCGGCAGCGACGTGACTTCTTTGTCCTCTCAGTTACCGGACACCCCCAACAGTATGGTACCCAGCCCGGTGGAGACGTGA
- the isl2b gene encoding insulin gene enhancer protein isl-2b isoform X2, whose translation MRAALVSSGRAKPIAKEIMLFGIKCAKCNLGFSSSDLVMRARDNVYHIECFRCSVCSRQLLPGDEFSLREDELLCRADHSLLLDRSSAGSPISPGHIHSNRALHLAVPVTVRQAPHRNHKQSEKTTRIRTVLNEKQLHTLRTCYNANPRPDALMKEQLVEMTSLSPRVIRVWFQNKRCKDKKRTILMKQLQLQHHSDKSVSIFNLQGLTGTPLVAGSPIRHESSVQGNPVEVQTYQPPWKALSEFALQSDLDQPAFQQLVSFSESGSLGNSSGSDVTSLSSQLPDTPNSMVPSPVET comes from the exons ATGAGAGCTGCACTTGTTTCGTCCGGGAGGGCAAAACCTATTGCAAAAGAGATTAT GTTGTTCGGAATAAAATGTGCGAAATGCAACCTGGGCTTCAGCAGCAGCGACCTGGTGATGAGAGCCCGGGATAACGTGTACCACATCGAGTGCTTCCGGTGCTCGGTGTGCAGCCGGCAGCTGCTGCCGGGAGACGAGTTCTCCCTGCGGGAAGACGAGCTGCTGTGCCGGGCGGACCACAGCCTGCTGCTGGACCGGAGCTCCGCAGGGAGCCCCATCAGCCCCGGACACATCCACTCCAACAGAGCGCTGCACTTGGCAG TCCCGGTCACGGTGCGGCAGGCCCCGCATCGGAACCACAAGCAGTCGGAGAAGACGACCCGGATCCGGACGGTGCTGAACGAGAAGCAGCTGCACACGCTGCGGACCTGCTACAACGCGAACCCGAGGCCCGACGCGCTGATGaaggagcagctggtggagaTGACCAGCCTGAGCCCCCGGGTCATCCGGGTCTGGTTCCAGAACAAGCGCTgcaaagacaagaagaggaccaTCCTGAtgaagcagctgcagctgcagcaccACAGCGACAAGTCCGTGAGCATCTTC AACCTGCAGGGCCTCACGGGGACTCCTCTTGTGGCCGGGAGCCCTATTCGACATGAGAGCTCAGTGCAGGGAAACCCAGTGGAGGTCCAGACCTACCAGCCTCCATGGAAAGCCCTCAGTGAGTTCGCCCTGCAGAGCGACCTGGACCAGCCAGCCTTCCaacaactg GTGTCTTTTTCTGAATCGGGCTCTCTCGGAAACTCGTCCGGCAGCGACGTGACTTCTTTGTCCTCTCAGTTACCGGACACCCCCAACAGTATGGTACCCAGCCCGGTGGAGACGTGA